A portion of the Macaca mulatta isolate MMU2019108-1 chromosome 2, T2T-MMU8v2.0, whole genome shotgun sequence genome contains these proteins:
- the FAIM gene encoding fas apoptotic inhibitory molecule 1, translating to MASGDDSPIFEDDESPPYSLEKMTDLVAVWDVALSDGVHKIEFEHGTTSGKRVVYVDGKEEIRKDWMFKLVGRETFCVGAAKTKATINIDAISGFAYEYTLEINGKSLKKYMENRSKTTNTWVLHMDGENFRIVLEKDTMDVWCNGKKLETAGEFVDDGTETHFSLGNHDCYIKAVSSGKRKEGIIHTLIVDNREIPEIAS from the exons ATGGCATCTGGAGATGACAGTCCTATCTTTGAAGATGATGAAAG cCCTCCTTACAGTCTAGAAAAAATGACAGACCTCGTAGCTGTCTGGGATGTTGCTTTAAGTGACGGAGTCCACAAGATTGAATTTGAACATGGGACTACATCAGGCAAACGAGTAGTATATGTAGATGGAAAG GAAGAGATAAGGAAAGATTGGATGTTCAAATTAGTGGGCAGAGAAACATTCTGTGTTGGAGCTGCGAAGACAAAAGCGACCATAAATATAGATGCTATCAGTGGTTTTGCTTATGAATATACTCTGGAAATTAATGGGAAGAGTCTTAAGAAGTATATGGAGAACAGATCAAAAACCACCAATACTTGGGTATTACACATGGATGGTGAGAACTTTAGAATTGTTTTGG aaaaagacaCTATGGACGTATGGTGCAATGGTAAAAAACTGGAGACAGCA GGTGAGTTTGTAGATGATGGGACTGAAACTCACTTCAGTCTCGGGAACCACGACTGTTACATAAAGGCTGTCAGTAGTGGGAAGCGGAAAGAAGGGATTATTCATACTCTCATTGTGGATAATAGAGAAATCCCAGAGATTGCAAGTTAA
- the FAIM gene encoding fas apoptotic inhibitory molecule 1 isoform X2, with protein MASGDDSPIFEDDESPPYSLEKMTDLVAVWDVALSDGVHKIEFEHGTTSGKRVVYVDGKEEIRKDWMFKLVGRETFCVGAAKTKATINIDAISGFAYEYTLEINGKSLKKYMENRSKTTNTWVLHMDGENFRIVLEKDTMDVWCNGKKLETASFFQGSILKMGTGTHCTQGRACGIQHTSHKEPLATSFPELGKGFSP; from the exons ATGGCATCTGGAGATGACAGTCCTATCTTTGAAGATGATGAAAG cCCTCCTTACAGTCTAGAAAAAATGACAGACCTCGTAGCTGTCTGGGATGTTGCTTTAAGTGACGGAGTCCACAAGATTGAATTTGAACATGGGACTACATCAGGCAAACGAGTAGTATATGTAGATGGAAAG GAAGAGATAAGGAAAGATTGGATGTTCAAATTAGTGGGCAGAGAAACATTCTGTGTTGGAGCTGCGAAGACAAAAGCGACCATAAATATAGATGCTATCAGTGGTTTTGCTTATGAATATACTCTGGAAATTAATGGGAAGAGTCTTAAGAAGTATATGGAGAACAGATCAAAAACCACCAATACTTGGGTATTACACATGGATGGTGAGAACTTTAGAATTGTTTTGG aaaaagacaCTATGGACGTATGGTGCAATGGTAAAAAACTGGAGACAGCA TCTTTTTTTCAAGGCTCAATATTAAAAATGGGGACAGGAACACACTGCACCCAAGGACGTGCTTGTGGTATTCAGCACACCTCCCATAAGGAGCCACTGGCCACATCCTTCCCAGAGCTGGGAAAAGGCTTCTCTCCCTGA
- the FAIM gene encoding fas apoptotic inhibitory molecule 1 isoform X4 — translation MTDLVAVWDVALSDGVHKIEFEHGTTSGKRVVYVDGKEEIRKDWMFKLVGRETFCVGAAKTKATINIDAISGFAYEYTLEINGKSLKKYMENRSKTTNTWVLHMDGENFRIVLEKDTMDVWCNGKKLETASFFQGSILKMGTGTHCTQGRACGIQHTSHKEPLATSFPELGKGFSP, via the exons ATGACAGACCTCGTAGCTGTCTGGGATGTTGCTTTAAGTGACGGAGTCCACAAGATTGAATTTGAACATGGGACTACATCAGGCAAACGAGTAGTATATGTAGATGGAAAG GAAGAGATAAGGAAAGATTGGATGTTCAAATTAGTGGGCAGAGAAACATTCTGTGTTGGAGCTGCGAAGACAAAAGCGACCATAAATATAGATGCTATCAGTGGTTTTGCTTATGAATATACTCTGGAAATTAATGGGAAGAGTCTTAAGAAGTATATGGAGAACAGATCAAAAACCACCAATACTTGGGTATTACACATGGATGGTGAGAACTTTAGAATTGTTTTGG aaaaagacaCTATGGACGTATGGTGCAATGGTAAAAAACTGGAGACAGCA TCTTTTTTTCAAGGCTCAATATTAAAAATGGGGACAGGAACACACTGCACCCAAGGACGTGCTTGTGGTATTCAGCACACCTCCCATAAGGAGCCACTGGCCACATCCTTCCCAGAGCTGGGAAAAGGCTTCTCTCCCTGA
- the FAIM gene encoding fas apoptotic inhibitory molecule 1 isoform X3, with the protein MTDLVAVWDVALSDGVHKIEFEHGTTSGKRVVYVDGKEEIRKDWMFKLVGRETFCVGAAKTKATINIDAISGFAYEYTLEINGKSLKKYMENRSKTTNTWVLHMDGENFRIVLEKDTMDVWCNGKKLETAGEFVDDGTETHFSLGNHDCYIKAVSSGKRKEGIIHTLIVDNREIPEIAS; encoded by the exons ATGACAGACCTCGTAGCTGTCTGGGATGTTGCTTTAAGTGACGGAGTCCACAAGATTGAATTTGAACATGGGACTACATCAGGCAAACGAGTAGTATATGTAGATGGAAAG GAAGAGATAAGGAAAGATTGGATGTTCAAATTAGTGGGCAGAGAAACATTCTGTGTTGGAGCTGCGAAGACAAAAGCGACCATAAATATAGATGCTATCAGTGGTTTTGCTTATGAATATACTCTGGAAATTAATGGGAAGAGTCTTAAGAAGTATATGGAGAACAGATCAAAAACCACCAATACTTGGGTATTACACATGGATGGTGAGAACTTTAGAATTGTTTTGG aaaaagacaCTATGGACGTATGGTGCAATGGTAAAAAACTGGAGACAGCA GGTGAGTTTGTAGATGATGGGACTGAAACTCACTTCAGTCTCGGGAACCACGACTGTTACATAAAGGCTGTCAGTAGTGGGAAGCGGAAAGAAGGGATTATTCATACTCTCATTGTGGATAATAGAGAAATCCCAGAGATTGCAAGTTAA